Below is a genomic region from Microbulbifer sp. ALW1.
ATTCAGGTGGCGCTGCGCAAGCTCCGAAAGTTCGCCCGTACCGGTGCGGCGGAAGAGTTGGACCTCAACGACACTATCCGTTCTACCGCCCGCAATGCCGGTCTGCTGGATATCAAGATGGTGCCGGAGCGGCACAATGCGGTGAAGGTGCTGATTTTTTTCGATGTGGGCGGTTCCATGGACCCCTATGTCAAACAATGCGAAGAACTGTTTTCAGCCTGCCGTAGTGAGTTCAAGCACCTGGAATATTTCTATTTCCACAATTTCATATACGAGCATGTGTGGAAGGACAATCACCGCCGCTATAGTGAGTCGACGCCGCTGGTGGAAGTGCTGCGTACTTACGGCAAGGATTACAAGGTCATTTTCGTCGGCGATGCTTCCATGGCGCCCTACGAAATTACCAGCCGTTTCGGCAGTGTCGAGCATATGAACGAAGAGCCCGGTGCTGCCTGGATGGAGCGGGTGACAAATGTCTACGATAAGCTGATCTGGCTCAATCCTACTGCAGAGGAATACTGGCAGTACACCGCAAGCATTGGTGTGGCCCGGAAGCTGGTGGATGGGCATATGTACCCGATGACGATCGAGGGGCTGGACAGGGCGATTGCGTATCTGGTGAAGGGGCGCTAGGTCGGGGCTGTTAATTCAGGTTGTCGATGTGAGCGGGCTGAAGTGATCCGATCGCTAAGATGGGTGATTGCAGGGTAGACGCATCATGCGGGTCCACCCTGCTGCTCACTTATACGTGCCGGTTACACTTTGTTAGTGGGCGATTTTTTCCAGCAGGATATCCACGATCTGATCGGCGGAGAATTCCTGGTTCTCACTGTCGCGGCGTCCCTTGTATTCGATATTGCCTTTCTCAAGACCGCGGTCGCCCACCACGATACGGTGGGGAATGCCCATCAGCTCCGTATCTGCGAGCATGCCGCCCAAGCGCGCCTTGGGCTCGTCCATCAGCAGTACATCAATACCTTTGGCGGTCAGGGCGTCGTAGATGTGCTCGCATTTCTGCTGCACGGCTTCGCTCTTCTGCATGTTGATGGGCACTATGGCCAGTTGGAAGGGAGCAATAGCTTCCGGCCAAATGATACCGGCGTCGTCGTGGTTCTGCTCGATGGCCGCCGCTACCACGCGGGAAACCCCGATGCCGTAGCAGCCCATGGTCATTACCTGTTCCTTGCCGTTCTCATCCAGTACCGATGCATTCATCGCTTCACTGTACTTGGTGCCCAGCTGGAAGATATGGCCGACTTCGATGCCGCGTTTGATCTCCAGGGTGCCCTGGCCATCCGGGCTGGCATCGCCGGGGACTACGTTTCGCAGGTCTTCCACACGCTTCAGCGCTACATCGCGCTCCCAGTTTACGCCGGTCAGGTGGTAATCGTCTTTGTTGGCGCCGCAGACAAAGTCCGCCAGGTGCGCCGCGGCGCGATCCACCAGCACCTCGATGTCCAGGCCGACGGGGCCAAGAGAGCCGATACCACAGCCCAGTTCCGCGGCGATACGCGCTTCCGGGGCAAATTGTAGCGGGCTGTCAATGCCCGGCAGCTTTTCCGCTTTCAGCTCGTTCAGGTCGTGGTCGCCGCGCAGTACCAGTGCAACCAGGGGGGCGCTTTCGCCTTCCTCTTCCACTTCACCCAGTACGATCAGGGTTTTCACGGAAGTATTGGCAGCAATGCCAAAGGCTTCTTCCAGTGCCGCGATGGTTTTCTGTCCTGGAGTGTGCAGTTCTTCCATCGCTTTGCTTGCTGCAGGGCGCTCGCCGGCGGGGGCTACCGCTTCCGCCAGTTCCACGTTTGCGGCATAGCG
It encodes:
- a CDS encoding VWA domain-containing protein produces the protein MLIGFFLNLRRHSLPVSITELLSLLEALQQRLVYANLDEFYFLARTCLIKDEKHFDKFDRAFAAYFKELETLDDILEQMIPEDWLRAEFMKQLSEEEKAKIESMGGLEKLLEEFKKRLEEQKERHSGGNKWIGTGGTSPFGNSGYHPGGIRVGSKSRNKSASKVWEKRQFRNLDDSISLGTRNIQVALRKLRKFARTGAAEELDLNDTIRSTARNAGLLDIKMVPERHNAVKVLIFFDVGGSMDPYVKQCEELFSACRSEFKHLEYFYFHNFIYEHVWKDNHRRYSESTPLVEVLRTYGKDYKVIFVGDASMAPYEITSRFGSVEHMNEEPGAAWMERVTNVYDKLIWLNPTAEEYWQYTASIGVARKLVDGHMYPMTIEGLDRAIAYLVKGR
- a CDS encoding proline--tRNA ligase → MRASRYLIATQKETPNDAVVISHQLMLRAGMIRRLASGLYTWLPTGLRVLRKVESIVREEMNRAGALEVLMPVVQPAELWEESGRWQQYGPELLRIQDRHDNPFCLGPTHEEVITDLIRTEVNSYKQLPANFYQIQTKFRDEIRPRFGVMRAREFTMKDAYSFHLGADSLQETYDVMHGAYCRIFDRIGLDYRPVLADTGSIGGSHSHEFHVLAQSGEDDIAFSSESRYAANVELAEAVAPAGERPAASKAMEELHTPGQKTIAALEEAFGIAANTSVKTLIVLGEVEEEGESAPLVALVLRGDHDLNELKAEKLPGIDSPLQFAPEARIAAELGCGIGSLGPVGLDIEVLVDRAAAHLADFVCGANKDDYHLTGVNWERDVALKRVEDLRNVVPGDASPDGQGTLEIKRGIEVGHIFQLGTKYSEAMNASVLDENGKEQVMTMGCYGIGVSRVVAAAIEQNHDDAGIIWPEAIAPFQLAIVPINMQKSEAVQQKCEHIYDALTAKGIDVLLMDEPKARLGGMLADTELMGIPHRIVVGDRGLEKGNIEYKGRRDSENQEFSADQIVDILLEKIAH